A genomic segment from Candidatus Korarchaeum cryptofilum OPF8 encodes:
- a CDS encoding rhomboid family intramembrane serine protease, whose translation MVTIASALMGLAAFLISIALIRRYSNTPEITSILMSLNIGIYFLTSPTLLFADSPILFKYGSSGSYLISGRYETLITSMFLHANLMHLFLNMYALYILGKVAEISLGRTKFISLYFLSGLVGNLLSCIIDSSSVSVGASGAIMGLLGYIVAMEYRVTGRFNPSTVLLAIFVIFGGFSANVDVLAHLGGFLVGLGSGLFRAPSW comes from the coding sequence ATGGTAACCATAGCTAGCGCTCTAATGGGTCTAGCCGCTTTCCTAATATCGATAGCCCTCATCAGGAGGTACTCGAATACTCCGGAGATAACATCCATCCTGATGAGCCTGAATATAGGCATATACTTCCTCACATCCCCCACTCTATTATTCGCTGACAGCCCTATCCTTTTCAAATACGGTAGCTCAGGCTCCTACTTAATCTCCGGGAGGTACGAGACCTTAATAACCTCCATGTTCCTGCACGCCAATCTGATGCACTTATTCCTCAATATGTACGCTCTATATATCTTGGGGAAGGTGGCCGAGATATCCCTCGGGAGGACCAAGTTTATCTCCCTCTACTTCCTCTCGGGGCTAGTCGGCAATCTCCTCTCCTGCATTATCGACTCGAGTAGCGTGAGCGTCGGGGCTTCTGGGGCTATAATGGGGCTCCTCGGTTACATAGTAGCTATGGAGTATAGGGTGACCGGGAGGTTCAATCCATCGACAGTGCTCTTGGCTATCTTCGTCATATTCGGTGGCTTCTCCGCTAACGTAGATGTTTTGGCGCATCTAGGAGGTTTCCTAGTGGGTTTGGGGTCTGGACTCTTCAGAGCTCCTTCATGGTGA
- a CDS encoding FAD-dependent oxidoreductase, which translates to MRTDVLVVGGGIAGSTLASILSSRGFDVTIVERRPRVGYPHHCSGILGFDAIRELVTFSEDWVLSEINHATFISPGGLKIGIDKPLAKVVDRSMMDLETWEHALSSGARGMLSTPFKGLKSRNEAIVKGDTISFDLIVGADGSLSSVARAFGLRRLETELGLQRRCEGRIGDEYAVRILRGSNFSWIQPWGDCVKVGAIGEFGEIMEVIGSCKSPIGKIEGNLIPRRPRKRFYGGNFALVGDAAGQVKPLSRGGVLFAVRAAKILAEEFERGGLSGLSSYGRRWWEINGREVALGMAARRYLESLSSRDLDNIFLFLRDFEDIIQESFETDRQTSPLSRVPKAKVLKLILMKPRATLRAMMELMRQMVVSW; encoded by the coding sequence TTGAGGACGGATGTTCTAGTGGTAGGAGGCGGTATAGCTGGCTCCACTCTCGCCTCCATCCTATCCTCCAGGGGCTTCGATGTTACTATAGTTGAGAGGAGGCCGAGGGTGGGCTATCCCCATCACTGCTCCGGCATCCTGGGGTTCGATGCGATAAGGGAGCTCGTAACTTTTTCTGAGGATTGGGTCCTATCCGAGATAAATCACGCTACTTTCATCTCCCCTGGAGGCTTAAAGATCGGAATAGACAAACCCCTCGCGAAGGTCGTGGATAGGTCCATGATGGATCTGGAGACGTGGGAGCATGCCCTTAGCTCCGGAGCTAGGGGTATGTTATCGACGCCATTCAAGGGGCTGAAATCTAGGAATGAGGCCATTGTGAAGGGAGACACGATATCTTTCGATCTTATAGTCGGAGCGGACGGATCACTCTCATCTGTAGCTAGGGCCTTCGGACTGAGGAGATTGGAAACCGAGTTAGGATTGCAGAGGAGGTGCGAGGGGAGGATAGGGGATGAGTACGCGGTCAGGATTCTGAGGGGGAGCAATTTCTCCTGGATACAGCCCTGGGGAGATTGCGTGAAAGTAGGGGCTATAGGTGAATTTGGAGAGATAATGGAGGTCATAGGAAGTTGTAAATCCCCTATAGGGAAAATTGAGGGTAATCTAATACCGAGAAGACCTAGAAAAAGGTTTTATGGTGGGAATTTCGCTTTAGTGGGGGATGCGGCTGGTCAGGTCAAGCCGTTAAGTAGAGGAGGCGTTCTTTTCGCCGTCAGAGCTGCTAAGATCCTGGCTGAGGAATTTGAGCGAGGCGGATTGAGCGGGCTCAGCTCCTATGGGAGGAGATGGTGGGAGATCAACGGTAGAGAGGTAGCTTTAGGGATGGCCGCGAGGAGGTACTTGGAGAGTCTATCCTCCAGAGATCTGGATAATATTTTCCTATTTTTGAGGGATTTCGAGGATATTATTCAGGAAAGTTTCGAGACAGATAGGCAAACTTCCCCACTCAGCAGGGTACCCAAGGCTAAAGTTCTTAAGCTGATCCTCATGAAACCTCGGGCAACGCTCCGAGCTATGATGGAGCTAATGAGGCAAATGGTGGTATCATGGTAA
- a CDS encoding HAD-IIA family hydrolase, which produces MIPRLNDYDLLILDIDGVVWLDGKPIESSVRAINEMKSEIKIVFLTNNSTRHRRTISSLLRDIGIPWVSERDIFTSASVLASLSSSLGMRNCYVVGESGLIMELEEAGIGISDEGDVCVGLDRNFNYEKLKIAVRNILSGAMFLATNYDRLLPTQEGAIPGAASIVSAISAACGREPDIIVGKPNPIMFLHASASVGAKRPLVIGDNLETDILGAMRAGMDSALLLREGRGGTGPRPKYVLRDLEELIR; this is translated from the coding sequence TTGATTCCCAGGCTTAATGATTATGATCTACTCATTTTAGATATAGATGGAGTCGTCTGGCTCGATGGAAAGCCGATAGAGAGTTCTGTAAGGGCCATAAATGAGATGAAATCCGAGATTAAGATAGTATTCCTGACGAATAACTCCACGAGGCACAGGAGGACTATCTCAAGCCTATTGAGGGATATAGGAATCCCATGGGTCTCTGAGAGGGATATATTCACGAGCGCGAGCGTCCTAGCTAGCCTATCCAGTAGCTTGGGGATGAGGAACTGCTACGTCGTGGGCGAATCTGGTCTAATTATGGAGCTTGAAGAAGCCGGTATTGGGATATCCGATGAGGGGGATGTTTGCGTGGGCCTAGATAGAAACTTCAACTATGAGAAGCTCAAGATAGCTGTGAGGAACATATTATCTGGAGCAATGTTCCTGGCCACGAATTACGATAGGCTCCTCCCCACTCAGGAAGGGGCTATCCCTGGCGCAGCATCCATTGTCTCCGCTATCTCAGCTGCTTGCGGCAGAGAGCCCGATATAATCGTAGGCAAGCCTAACCCTATAATGTTCCTCCACGCCTCAGCGAGCGTAGGCGCTAAGAGGCCCCTGGTCATAGGGGATAACTTGGAGACCGATATTCTGGGGGCTATGAGGGCTGGTATGGACTCAGCTTTACTGCTCAGGGAAGGGAGAGGAGGGACCGGACCACGCCCGAAGTACGTGCTGAGGGATCTGGAGGAACTGATACGCTGA
- a CDS encoding class I SAM-dependent methyltransferase has protein sequence MRIAYDLIGSRETGAVAIVDVPEGMDPLKVAEEILRRHPHVKSVLRKAGGREGDYRTRPLELIAGSQDTEVIHKEHGYKLKLDPKLVYFSPREATERQLLSDLVEDGELIFLMFAGVGPYAIAIARRKSVQIVGVEINSIAVRYFQENIKINGLSHKIFPIEGDVSYLAPAMRGRFDRVVMPLPLGAYRFIREALISLKEGGGYVHFYYWGGEDALKQAESLFKREAASFGLEAKSIGFRVVSSYAPRVDKIRIDFFVKPMLVK, from the coding sequence TTGAGGATCGCATACGATCTCATAGGATCTAGGGAAACCGGGGCTGTCGCTATAGTGGATGTCCCGGAAGGGATGGATCCGCTGAAGGTAGCGGAGGAGATATTGAGGAGGCATCCACACGTGAAGTCCGTCCTGAGGAAGGCCGGAGGTAGGGAGGGCGATTACAGGACGAGGCCCCTCGAACTCATAGCTGGATCCCAGGATACGGAAGTAATACATAAGGAGCATGGATACAAGCTTAAACTCGACCCCAAGCTCGTTTACTTCTCCCCTAGGGAGGCCACTGAGAGGCAGCTGCTCTCAGATTTAGTTGAGGATGGGGAGCTCATATTCCTGATGTTCGCCGGCGTTGGGCCTTACGCTATAGCGATAGCTAGGAGGAAATCCGTCCAGATAGTGGGAGTGGAGATAAACAGTATTGCTGTCAGGTACTTCCAGGAGAATATAAAGATCAATGGATTGAGCCATAAGATCTTCCCGATAGAAGGAGATGTCTCTTATTTAGCTCCAGCTATGAGAGGGAGGTTCGATAGGGTCGTGATGCCCCTGCCCCTGGGTGCTTACCGTTTCATAAGGGAAGCGCTCATCTCGCTCAAGGAGGGGGGAGGTTACGTCCATTTCTACTATTGGGGTGGGGAGGATGCCCTAAAGCAAGCCGAATCCTTATTCAAGAGGGAAGCTGCGAGTTTCGGGCTCGAAGCCAAGTCAATTGGCTTCAGGGTTGTCTCAAGCTATGCTCCGAGGGTGGACAAGATTAGGATCGATTTTTTCGTAAAACCTATGTTAGTTAAATGA
- a CDS encoding TatD family hydrolase, whose product MRLFDVHCHLEDESFDEDRDEVLERARKSGIVGIVTSPLDREDSIKALSLFSGNELVKISIGLDVSYYGDDGEIEGTIELILENRDEIVAIGEVGLDYRVASTGGPGKERQKEVFRRFIRLSEELDKPLVVHSLWAQRPVLRILDEEGSTRVILHAFGGKESDVKFAVSKGFFISIPTNVVRSSNVRSVAEATPLESMVLESDSPVLAPDGGRNEPSNILRSVDFLSKLKGCSPEELSDITTSNAKRVYGI is encoded by the coding sequence ATGAGGCTCTTCGATGTCCATTGTCATCTAGAGGATGAATCATTCGATGAGGACAGGGATGAAGTGCTGGAGAGGGCTAGGAAATCTGGTATAGTGGGGATCGTGACGTCTCCACTGGACAGGGAGGACTCCATCAAAGCTCTTTCCCTCTTCTCGGGGAATGAGCTCGTCAAGATATCCATAGGTCTCGATGTGAGCTATTACGGGGATGATGGGGAGATAGAGGGGACTATTGAGCTCATACTGGAGAATAGGGACGAGATAGTAGCGATAGGTGAAGTAGGCCTTGACTATAGGGTCGCCTCAACGGGAGGACCGGGAAAGGAGAGGCAGAAGGAAGTGTTCAGGAGGTTCATAAGGCTTTCCGAGGAGTTGGATAAACCGCTAGTGGTGCACAGTCTGTGGGCTCAGAGGCCCGTCCTCAGGATCCTGGATGAGGAAGGATCCACTAGAGTAATCTTACATGCATTCGGTGGGAAGGAAAGTGATGTTAAATTCGCTGTCAGCAAGGGATTCTTCATAAGCATACCTACGAATGTTGTCAGATCTTCTAATGTCAGATCGGTAGCTGAAGCGACTCCTTTGGAGAGTATGGTTCTGGAGTCGGACTCCCCGGTCTTAGCCCCTGATGGGGGGAGGAACGAGCCCTCAAATATATTACGATCAGTCGATTTCTTATCGAAGCTCAAGGGCTGCAGCCCCGAGGAGCTCTCGGATATAACTACGAGTAACGCTAAGAGGGTGTATGGTATTTGA
- a CDS encoding archaemetzincin has product MVVRLVPFGFIYYWILEYLSENLPKAYGVEVIINRSSLTVPKFVYDSFSSQIMSEKFLDYLRVVDNWPRNEKILAIVDGDAYARGTNFVFGQAEVGGRFGAVFIARLNPSFYGGSENDGLFLLRILKEASHELGHMLGLGHCDNARCVMSFSNSIWEVDKKGWMPCDKCRRSISLDSQA; this is encoded by the coding sequence ATGGTGGTGAGGCTGGTCCCATTCGGCTTCATATACTACTGGATCCTCGAGTACCTCAGTGAGAACCTCCCTAAAGCATATGGAGTAGAGGTCATAATCAATAGGAGCTCTCTTACGGTCCCAAAATTCGTTTACGATTCTTTTAGTTCTCAGATAATGAGCGAGAAGTTCTTAGATTACTTGAGGGTTGTGGATAATTGGCCCAGAAATGAGAAGATATTGGCGATAGTCGATGGGGATGCTTACGCTAGGGGCACGAACTTCGTCTTCGGTCAGGCTGAGGTCGGGGGTAGGTTCGGAGCCGTCTTCATAGCTAGGTTGAATCCCTCCTTCTACGGCGGCTCTGAGAACGATGGCCTCTTCCTCTTGAGGATATTGAAAGAAGCTTCTCATGAGCTCGGCCACATGCTGGGGCTTGGTCACTGCGATAATGCTAGGTGCGTTATGAGCTTCAGTAACTCCATATGGGAGGTTGATAAGAAGGGCTGGATGCCCTGCGATAAGTGCAGGAGGTCGATAAGCCTTGATTCCCAGGCTTAA
- a CDS encoding GIY-YIG nuclease family protein — protein sequence MIMRSSGGSLRVGALGTFEVPGGTLAYVGSAKGPGGLLARVSRHLRKGKPLRWHIDYLTESGIVEIEEVIAIPSAEEEDLAKILMEFGSPVILGFGCSDRRDDKSHLFSLKDLNSLRAFLRERYIFHELNPRSLGDM from the coding sequence ATGATAATGAGGTCCTCGGGCGGTTCCCTCAGGGTAGGGGCTCTAGGGACCTTCGAGGTACCTGGAGGGACGCTAGCTTACGTGGGCTCAGCTAAAGGGCCCGGCGGCTTACTGGCTAGGGTATCGAGGCACCTCAGGAAGGGGAAGCCTCTGAGGTGGCATATAGATTACCTCACTGAGAGCGGGATCGTGGAGATCGAGGAGGTAATAGCTATCCCCTCAGCTGAGGAGGAGGATTTAGCGAAAATTTTAATGGAATTCGGTAGTCCAGTTATACTCGGTTTCGGTTGCTCGGATCGTAGGGATGATAAGTCCCATCTCTTCTCATTGAAAGATCTGAATTCCCTGAGGGCCTTCCTGAGGGAGAGGTATATATTTCACGAGCTCAATCCCAGGTCCTTAGGGGATATGTAG
- a CDS encoding glycosyltransferase family 39 protein, whose product MRSFTIGLIISIVLASSFFIYAYSEASSPKYRGDDYYVSDEVWYVTSSRNLLHEVFGLHPKYSIDGYIFATLSFNSESDLMEHLDDLDSLLRSIGGEIVRANYTATGDRIAAIWVMVPESNSSKLEVGYAKVRYGFEYPSKSGILEYLNLEHPPLGKYIIMLSMMILGDSPANWRFPGILEGSIIIILVYLTVSRLLNPFWGVVASIAIALDPIFYAMSMVAMLDIHLTFFTALCLLFLVYDRPLAASISSWLSFSVKFSGLFSVACTYLYLRIYRGERLLRALAISILPSLVYLALSIPLISYLGPERWIQENLNAIAWHTTSRGSGPTPSPPWAWFFNLAPMALHVNPDLIARVNFVSYIFSFVFTILLFPLMLKRERLYIPMMMILSIVLGYTAVYIAGNRTLYSFYAVQLSPSVASAFSISLFYLMREDLGDIVRREWGSVLDRLFRDEIELPEEIKPFLSLKGRSFYMLNMVLPVLISIIMHHNFYLPGSPVFSTNVRDFGLSGILNDFLMRSSDKIWVRELIFSSITVISALIISLDLAELSAYPIPISLLVLSGYDWTLLSLALALESISLMRGGRRIISISLALISCSLNPINILLFPLIFRKRISTIFAASLIPLSLLSWPEEGTNGLLQGFAGAYAPTIALTISIILTAYLMRYSIFWSSVLGMGFMTLLSGIKQPWGLTALALVSSSPSIPLIELLLSLSLITYNNPSLLSGILFKCNPSGPKDACSDPSISMALFSLSIIYLGLRGLYRENKIKLEVSYQE is encoded by the coding sequence ATGAGGTCCTTCACGATAGGCTTGATTATATCAATAGTTCTGGCCTCTTCCTTCTTCATATACGCTTACAGTGAGGCCTCTTCCCCTAAGTACAGGGGAGATGATTATTACGTGAGCGATGAAGTCTGGTACGTCACCTCATCGAGGAACCTGCTCCATGAAGTCTTCGGTTTGCATCCCAAGTACTCAATAGATGGCTACATCTTCGCTACTCTCTCCTTCAATTCTGAGAGCGATCTGATGGAGCATTTAGACGATCTAGACTCATTGCTGAGATCCATAGGGGGGGAGATCGTTAGAGCGAATTACACCGCGACAGGGGATAGGATAGCAGCTATCTGGGTCATGGTCCCCGAATCCAACTCCTCCAAACTTGAGGTGGGATATGCTAAGGTTAGGTACGGTTTTGAATACCCATCGAAATCGGGGATATTGGAATATCTTAACTTAGAGCATCCACCCCTCGGAAAGTACATCATAATGTTATCTATGATGATCTTGGGGGATTCCCCGGCTAACTGGAGGTTCCCCGGCATTTTGGAAGGGTCTATCATAATAATTTTGGTTTACTTGACTGTTTCTAGACTTTTAAATCCTTTTTGGGGGGTAGTAGCTTCTATAGCAATAGCACTCGATCCGATATTCTACGCCATGAGCATGGTCGCGATGCTAGACATACACTTAACATTCTTCACCGCCCTCTGCCTCCTCTTCCTCGTCTACGATAGACCATTAGCCGCTTCAATATCCTCCTGGCTCTCTTTCTCAGTCAAGTTCAGCGGGCTATTCTCAGTCGCATGCACTTACCTCTATCTCAGGATCTATAGAGGGGAGAGACTCCTGAGGGCTCTGGCAATTTCTATATTGCCTAGTTTAGTCTACTTGGCTCTCTCAATACCTCTCATAAGTTACTTAGGTCCCGAGAGGTGGATTCAGGAGAACTTGAATGCAATAGCTTGGCACACGACTAGTAGGGGGAGCGGACCCACTCCATCCCCTCCCTGGGCTTGGTTCTTCAATCTAGCTCCTATGGCCCTCCACGTGAATCCAGATCTAATCGCCAGGGTCAACTTCGTGTCCTACATTTTCTCATTCGTTTTCACTATACTCCTGTTCCCCCTGATGCTGAAGAGGGAGAGGCTCTACATACCGATGATGATGATCCTCTCAATAGTCCTAGGTTACACTGCAGTTTATATAGCTGGTAACAGGACCCTTTACAGTTTTTACGCTGTCCAACTCTCTCCTTCAGTCGCTTCAGCCTTCTCAATCTCCCTCTTCTACCTGATGAGGGAGGATCTCGGGGATATTGTGAGGAGGGAGTGGGGATCCGTTTTGGACAGGTTATTCAGGGATGAAATCGAGCTTCCGGAGGAGATAAAGCCCTTCCTCTCTTTGAAAGGAAGGTCATTTTACATGCTTAACATGGTTCTCCCCGTCTTGATCTCGATAATAATGCACCATAATTTCTATCTCCCGGGAAGCCCTGTGTTTTCAACTAATGTGAGGGATTTCGGGCTCTCAGGAATCTTAAACGATTTCTTAATGAGATCATCTGATAAGATATGGGTAAGGGAACTCATCTTCTCCTCCATAACTGTAATATCAGCTTTAATAATCTCCCTCGACTTAGCTGAGCTCTCAGCATATCCGATTCCCATCTCTTTATTAGTGCTATCGGGCTACGACTGGACACTCCTATCCCTAGCCTTAGCTCTCGAATCCATCTCGCTCATGAGGGGAGGTAGGAGGATAATCTCAATTTCACTCGCTCTAATATCTTGCTCGCTGAACCCGATCAACATACTGCTATTCCCATTGATCTTCAGGAAAAGGATTTCTACAATATTCGCCGCATCCCTCATACCCCTCTCACTCCTCTCATGGCCGGAGGAGGGGACAAACGGCCTCCTTCAAGGCTTCGCTGGAGCTTACGCTCCGACAATAGCTTTGACGATTTCCATAATCTTGACAGCTTATCTGATGAGGTATAGCATCTTCTGGAGCTCCGTCCTGGGGATGGGCTTTATGACTCTCCTCTCGGGGATCAAGCAGCCCTGGGGCCTCACAGCTCTGGCTCTCGTATCCAGCAGTCCCTCTATCCCATTGATCGAGCTTCTCTTATCGCTCTCCCTCATAACATATAATAATCCTTCCCTCCTCTCCGGTATATTGTTTAAGTGTAATCCATCGGGCCCCAAGGACGCTTGCTCGGATCCCTCGATATCGATGGCCCTCTTCTCCCTATCGATTATATACTTGGGGTTGAGGGGATTGTACCGTGAGAATAAAATTAAATTGGAAGTATCTTATCAAGAATGA
- a CDS encoding glycosyltransferase → MISIVIPTFNEKENLEELLRRIDSTLRGLNYEVIIVDDNSPDGTAEEALKLSDRYPVRVMLRAERLGLSSAVLDGIKMARGDIICVMDADLQHPPELLKELYERILENEIVIASRYVKGGSVEGWSLLRRLISRSSILLARLLIPKVRGIRDTSSGYFMLRRECINPEVNPRGFKILLEILAKTECTRIYEVPYSFGLRRHGESKLGLGTIMNYALQLLELSSPFIRFSIIGALGTLVNLLSLYVMRYFLGLEHELASIIAIEISLLNNFILNDIWTFRKRRRGSIISSLLNYHLANLLGIMTQFSISMSLYRFFGMESILSQFIGIIVGFIVNYSLSKRIVWW, encoded by the coding sequence TTGATAAGCATAGTGATCCCCACATTCAATGAGAAGGAGAACTTAGAGGAGCTGCTGAGGAGGATAGACTCCACGCTCAGGGGCTTGAATTATGAGGTGATAATAGTAGATGATAACTCGCCCGATGGGACCGCTGAAGAGGCCCTGAAGCTCTCGGATAGGTATCCGGTGAGGGTTATGCTGAGAGCTGAGAGGTTAGGCCTCTCCTCAGCCGTCCTAGATGGGATCAAGATGGCTAGGGGCGATATCATATGCGTGATGGATGCGGATCTCCAGCATCCCCCTGAGTTGCTCAAGGAACTATACGAGAGGATCCTCGAGAATGAAATAGTAATTGCATCTAGATACGTTAAAGGAGGCTCTGTAGAGGGATGGAGCCTCCTCAGGAGGCTCATATCCAGGTCTTCGATATTATTAGCTAGGTTACTCATCCCCAAGGTCAGGGGGATAAGGGACACATCCTCAGGATACTTCATGCTCAGGAGGGAATGCATAAATCCCGAGGTAAATCCCAGGGGGTTCAAGATCCTCCTCGAGATATTAGCTAAGACTGAATGCACTAGAATTTACGAGGTCCCCTATTCCTTCGGCTTGAGGAGGCATGGGGAATCCAAATTGGGATTAGGTACTATTATGAATTACGCACTTCAGTTACTGGAGCTCTCCTCTCCCTTCATTAGGTTCTCAATAATAGGGGCCTTGGGCACCCTCGTCAACCTCCTCTCACTATATGTGATGAGGTACTTCCTCGGATTGGAGCACGAATTAGCTTCTATAATCGCTATAGAGATCTCCCTCCTGAATAACTTCATTCTAAATGATATCTGGACTTTCAGGAAGAGGAGGAGAGGGAGTATCATCAGCTCCCTCCTCAACTACCATCTAGCTAACCTTCTGGGGATAATGACGCAATTCTCCATCTCCATGTCACTCTACAGGTTCTTCGGGATGGAATCTATTCTCTCTCAGTTCATAGGAATAATAGTAGGGTTCATAGTGAATTACTCCTTGAGCAAGAGGATAGTCTGGTGGTAG
- a CDS encoding winged helix-turn-helix domain-containing protein — MESKTLISDKIQVKFQEHLNYLNKLYPYEESPFHKLSTSYKRMAEAIKEVPRLLSDGLSELFASQKQEILNHFSEDIKFLISSGNLRELDDSEIESILNFLGDLLDSVYTMVIRKTSNDIHNYLKWTPELGNSGENLIKSCELFYRELLEEIAKAKAERDLYKERAESTESLDVIVTGKYKILELLERDGKSLKPVEIASKLNLSEVTVRKYIKELIEEGLIIKNNKTRPYTYSLGDPNWRARLRKKERSL; from the coding sequence ATGGAAAGTAAGACGCTTATCTCAGATAAAATTCAGGTTAAATTTCAGGAGCATCTAAATTATCTGAATAAGTTATACCCATATGAGGAGTCCCCTTTTCATAAGCTCTCCACCTCCTACAAGAGGATGGCTGAAGCTATTAAGGAGGTCCCCAGGCTCCTCTCCGATGGCCTATCCGAGCTCTTCGCGAGCCAGAAGCAGGAAATTTTGAACCATTTCTCCGAGGATATAAAGTTCCTGATAAGCTCCGGGAACTTGAGGGAGCTGGATGATAGTGAGATAGAGAGTATTCTGAACTTCCTTGGGGATCTACTCGACTCCGTATATACGATGGTGATCAGGAAGACCTCTAACGATATTCACAATTATCTGAAATGGACCCCTGAACTCGGAAATTCTGGAGAGAACTTGATTAAGAGTTGTGAGCTCTTCTACAGGGAGTTATTGGAGGAGATAGCTAAGGCCAAAGCTGAGAGGGATCTCTATAAGGAGAGGGCGGAGTCCACTGAATCCCTCGATGTTATAGTGACGGGGAAGTACAAGATACTTGAGCTCTTGGAGAGGGATGGAAAATCCCTGAAGCCGGTAGAGATAGCTAGCAAGCTCAATCTCAGCGAGGTGACTGTGAGGAAGTATATAAAGGAGCTCATCGAGGAGGGGCTCATAATCAAGAACAATAAGACCAGGCCTTACACATACTCCTTAGGTGATCCGAATTGGAGAGCGAGATTGAGGAAAAAGGAAAGGAGCTTATAA
- a CDS encoding GTPase, which yields MRLADFGEIKGAMSKANLILEVLDARDPWTTRSRKVEEMASSMGKKVILVMNKSDLVPREVLDEWVEVFRKEGLKATYISARERMGTMKLRRFIKREAPEFPAVVLVVGFPKVGKSSIINVLKGRSSASTSPIPGNPGYTRSFQLFRIERKLYLVDSPGIIPIEGGPLEMAIRGCPPEKLNNPIEAASSLIERALRADPSAIKRAYGIEGSDPLSIIEELARKRGWVSGGELRVEEAARQIIRDYHTCKLNFYISPKDLGLSS from the coding sequence ATGAGGCTCGCTGACTTCGGAGAGATAAAGGGGGCCATGAGTAAGGCCAACTTGATATTGGAGGTGCTAGATGCCAGGGATCCTTGGACCACTAGGAGCAGGAAAGTGGAGGAAATGGCTTCCTCTATGGGGAAGAAAGTGATATTAGTGATGAATAAATCGGATCTAGTCCCCAGGGAGGTCTTGGATGAGTGGGTCGAGGTATTCAGGAAGGAGGGATTGAAAGCGACTTATATAAGCGCTAGAGAGAGAATGGGCACGATGAAGCTGAGGAGATTCATAAAAAGGGAGGCTCCTGAATTCCCAGCTGTGGTACTGGTCGTCGGATTTCCGAAGGTGGGAAAGAGCTCCATAATAAATGTGCTGAAGGGGAGATCCTCAGCATCGACGAGCCCCATACCGGGGAACCCTGGATATACGAGGAGCTTTCAGCTCTTCAGGATAGAGAGGAAGCTTTACCTCGTAGATTCCCCGGGTATAATCCCGATAGAGGGCGGTCCCCTGGAGATGGCTATAAGGGGATGTCCTCCCGAAAAATTGAATAATCCGATTGAAGCAGCTTCATCCCTAATTGAGAGGGCCCTGAGAGCGGATCCAAGTGCGATAAAGAGGGCTTACGGTATAGAGGGGAGCGATCCCCTCAGCATAATTGAGGAATTGGCCAGGAAGAGGGGATGGGTGAGCGGAGGGGAGCTCAGAGTCGAGGAAGCAGCTAGACAGATAATAAGGGATTATCATACGTGCAAGCTCAACTTCTACATATCCCCTAAGGACCTGGGATTGAGCTCGTGA